The nucleotide sequence AAGAATAGTCCACTAGGTCAGTTAATGGCTAAATTTGATGTCAGTGTTGTCTTTACTTGGTATGGAGCCGTAATTGCAGCAACAGTTGTGGCGTTTCCATTGATGTATAAAACTGCACTAGGAGCATTTGAGCAGGTCGATCGCAGATTGTTACAAGTTGCCGAAACTCTTGGTGCATCGAAATGGCGCATTTTCTGGCGTTTACTGCTTCCCCTTTCTATCCCTGGTATTCTAGCGGGAACAATGCTGGCATTTGCTAGGGGTTTAGGAGAATTTGGTGCAACTTTAATGCTGGCGGGTAATATCCCCGGTCAAACCCAAACCCTGCCGATGGCAATATACTTTGCAGTGGAAGCAGGCGCAATGAATGAGGCGTGGCTGTGGGTAATCGTAATTATCTCAATCTCATTGTCGGGCATCATTGCGGTTAATCTGTGGCAAAAGCAATATCAGCGCCAGCTTCAAGGGAATTTTTTCGGGATGGTTGAAGCTAATGAACCTGTGAATGGCAGAGGTAGAAGCAGTGAATCTCCCCAAATCTTGCCACTTCCTAAACCGTCTTTACCTAAGTTGGAACGAGGTTTAGTTGTTGATATTGAGAAACAGCTGGCCAGCTTTACGCTAAACAGTGCTTTTACGGCGCAACAAGAAACTTTAGGTGTGTTGGGTGGATCTGGTTCTGGTAAGAGTATGACACTCCGTTGTATTGCCGGAGTAGAAACGCCAACTAAAGGGCGAATTGTTTTGAATGGTCAAACTTTGTTTGATTCAGAGAAAAAAATTAATGTCCCCAGTCATCGGCGCAAAGTTAGTTTGGTATTTCAAAACTATGCCTTATTTCCGCACATGACGGTTGCCCAAAATATTGCTTTTGGTTTGCAGCATTTACCCAAAGCAAGAAGAGTGCAGCGGGTAAATCAAAAGTTGGCTTTACTACAATTACAGGGATTAGGCGATCGCTATCCGCATCAACTTTCCGGCGGACAACAGCAGCGAGTCGCGTTAGCCAGAGC is from Leptolyngbyaceae cyanobacterium and encodes:
- the modB gene encoding molybdate ABC transporter permease subunit codes for the protein MIVDLSPLWISLKTAGLATIFTFFTGIAAAYWMLGYRGRWKSVIEGIFVAPLILPPTVVGFLLLWLFGKNSPLGQLMAKFDVSVVFTWYGAVIAATVVAFPLMYKTALGAFEQVDRRLLQVAETLGASKWRIFWRLLLPLSIPGILAGTMLAFARGLGEFGATLMLAGNIPGQTQTLPMAIYFAVEAGAMNEAWLWVIVIISISLSGIIAVNLWQKQYQRQLQGNFFGMVEANEPVNGRGRSSESPQILPLPKPSLPKLERGLVVDIEKQLASFTLNSAFTAQQETLGVLGGSGSGKSMTLRCIAGVETPTKGRIVLNGQTLFDSEKKINVPSHRRKVSLVFQNYALFPHMTVAQNIAFGLQHLPKARRVQRVNQKLALLQLQGLGDRYPHQLSGGQQQRVALARALATDPEVLLLDEPFSALDTYLRAQVERQLIETLSTYSGVTLFVTHNLEEAYRVCEKLMVMSGGQAIAFDTKHQIFEHPRTLRVAQLTGCKNFSRATPVRSNAVKAIDWGVTLQVVEAIPDDLADIGIRAHQISIMPNANTNLNNTFPCWLASTSETPHRMTLFLKLNGEPIDSHDYHVQAEVFKEKWQAIKDCPFPWYVRFDPLRLMLMVG